A window of Thermoproteus sp. genomic DNA:
AGACCTTGGAATGCTTATCGACGGCGGCCTGTAGGGACTGTATGGCCTTTGAGTGTTCCTCGACTGCCTTCTGTAGCGACTGTATTGCTTTAGAGTGTTCCTCGACGGTCCTTTGCAGGGATTGGATCGCCCTAGAATGTTCCTCTACAGCCCTCTGTAAAGACTGTATTGCTTTCGAATGTTCTTCAAGGGCTTTCTGTAGGGACTGTATCGCTTTGGAGTGTTCCTCTAAGACTTCGGAATGCCTCTCGACGGACGCCTGTAGGGACTGTACTGCCCGGGAATGTTCCTTTATCGTCTCCTGTAGCTCCCTTATGGCCCTTGAGTGCCGCGTGGCCTGTCTCTGGAGGGCCTTCACGGCCTTGATGTTTTCGTCTATGCTTTGGAACAACTTGTCGAGCCCTAGGAGGCCCAACACTGCGTATCTAAACTCCTCGTCGCTCTTCAAGAGCTCCAAGAGCTCCTTCTTCAACTTCTCCACGTGGATGTCTACCCGACATATAAAAGCCTCTGCGCCGTGGCCGCAAAGAGATATATACGATAATTATCCCTCCCTCCAATGTATATAGGGAGGGCCCCCTCCACTAGCGCCAACTTGGGTAGTGGCTTCGACGTAGTCGCGGTGGCGCATGACGCCTATTTCGCCGAGGCCTACGCGTCGGTGGGCTCCGGCTGTGGAGTTCACGTGAAGTTCAGGGGGTTCGATCCCGGCGAGAACAACACGGTCTCGGCGTCCTTCAGGCGCCTCTTCGAGACGTTGGGGATCTGTAGGGAGGTCGAAGTGGAGATAGACAACAGGATCCCGGTGGCCAGAGGGCTGGGCAGTAGCGGCGCCTCGTCTGT
This region includes:
- a CDS encoding DUF3782 domain-containing protein; its protein translation is MEKLKKELLELLKSDEEFRYAVLGLLGLDKLFQSIDENIKAVKALQRQATRHSRAIRELQETIKEHSRAVQSLQASVERHSEVLEEHSKAIQSLQKALEEHSKAIQSLQRAVEEHSRAIQSLQRTVEEHSKAIQSLQKAVEEHSKAIQSLQAAVDKHSKVLEDHSKAIRELAVRVNALGTRWGVVSEEAFRESVRYLVEDLLGEYRAERWTYFDSQGLVYGHPSQVEVDLLVKDGTHILVEFKASADMGDVLELYRIGQLYEKATSVKPKLLLVSPFIRKRAAELAKKLGVELRGTIGE